Genomic window (Magnolia sinica isolate HGM2019 chromosome 10, MsV1, whole genome shotgun sequence):
gtcgagattacgtggttagtaatcttgggagtggagtaggtgtggctgtttgagaacagttgttgacacactgaaccactataattcttgttgttgtggtgaatgtttttattacttttgtagtgaatggttgtaatttcttttatgcaaaagtagtgaatgtttgtaatagataatcttatttactcttgcttagtttgaaattttgattcttatcatattcgtgaaataaggttgtcctgcctaacttgtttgggtgaaggttatcCTATGAATTAGTTTAAATCAACGTTTTAATACTAGTGtgattgagatctctgatttatttatttattcaagactttatttgattatttggcatagtcttattcacccccctctaggactactTAAGCTCGCCTTTTTTAAAACATCTACTTTTGGAAAGGTATTTGGATTGGGGAGGAAACGTTGGAGTCACACTTCCCGCAGCTTGCAAGCTTATCTACGGACCACAATAAGCTTGTGGGACATTTCTTCTCTCAAATCAGAGATAGTGCAGCATGGACCCCTCCTTGCCAACTCTTCCTGTCCAAAGAAGAGGTGGAGGAATTGACCTCCCTATTAGatcatttcaaattttattatATGTCTATTGGTGAAAAAGATGAGATGTGTTGGTAGATGTACAAGTCTGGACGCTTCTCGGTCCGATCCTTCTCTAAGATGCTCCAAGCTCGTAGCTTGGAGAAGGCCTCAAGTGATGTGACTGCTAGTAAGTTTATTTGGTCCTACGGAGCTCCCCGAAAAGTTTCGGCATTTGAGTGGCTAGTCGGTCAGGGCAAAGTTTTGGCAGTTGATAACCTCTAGAAGCATGGAATGGTTCTCCCAAACGTATGTTTGATGTGTATGGCCATTGCAAAATCAATTAGTCATCTCTTTCTGCATTGCCTGGTAGCTTCCTTTTTTGTGGAATAGTATCCTATCCACGTTCTAGGTTATTTAAGCATGTGTGATCCTCATTGATTTATTCCTTTTGTCTTGCCACGGGGTGGATCTCAAAGAGGAATTGAAAGTCCCTTGACACCTACGTCTTTTGGGAATTGAAAGTCCCTTGACACCTATGTCTTTTGGCGGGGCTTTGGAttatttgggaagaaaggaacgaGAGATGCTTTAGAAACTCGAGCCACTCTATGGGATGGGTTGTATCAAAAGCTAGAGGCCTGGTAATTGAATGGGCTTCATGCTTTGGGGGGAGGGGGCGCTGTAATTAGATTGGGTGGTTGCTAGCCCTTCCTCCATATAATTCGTTGCCTTCTTAGCGCTTGTTTATAATACACTTTTgctatctttccaaaaaaaaaagattcatcaagtgggctacacatgagAAATGTGAATGATTGAGAAAAAATGACCACGGGTCTATAGTCAACTTACACCTGAGACCCACCTTATTACTTCCAGCCTGATTTCTTTGCAGATCATATTCAATGTTTAACATGTGTGCCAAATTGGAAAATCTGCCATGGGGATCCTCTACAATCCTCTATGGCCATATACTAGCGTGCTCATACAACTATCAACATATATCATGAACAAAATGGACGTAGCATAAGATGAGGAATGGAAACAAAACGTACCCTAGTAGATAGTGTATCTAGAGGGGGCATCAACTCCGGCTGTATGTAATTCTTTCCGCAGAAGAATATTATAACATTGTTGGCTTTGATATCAATCACAATGCCTTTACTCAGCCATGCTAGCTCCATCGCATATTCGGGTGCTTGGTAAGGTCTGCAGGGCTTGCAAACAACCTTCACAGTTTCATGCCTCTTCCATTGAAGATGCATGTTAAGAACCACACCTCCAAATACTCCCTATCTCCCTACTGGAACATAGTTCTTTCTCACCTGTATGCTTGAGGTAAAACTGCTCCTCCTTGGTTTGTATTTTGAGTAATATATTTCTTCCAAAGCTTTGGGGACCTCAAATTTCCTTAGCTCCTCAATCAaccattcttcttttcttttagccTGAGATGGGAGCATAAAACTTAACAGAGATTTTAACCCAAAATCCCCACTTTTAGTTAAAAGCAAACAGCGAAAAATATTTATATCAAATTGGAGAGAAGAAAGGTGATCCATACAAGGGActgtcttatttatttatttattttcttgcttttctatTTGAGATGGTGCGTGGCCATTGAGAAAGCAATTGAATCCTGTACTAAAGTCAATCCCAAGATTTAAATGCACCTCTGAATCTGAATTCTCAAATAACGGCACAAAAAGTAGATGGCGCATTGAACAATtcataggggtggcaatgggtcaggtcAACCAACGGTTCAATTGACAATTGGCCTGACCCACTTCTAAGCAGCTTTGGGCCAAGACAGGTCAGGTTTAAAATCCGGCTTGGgctaaaaaaaaaatcccagtTAGACAAACGGGtcaggcttgacccgaactcaggTTGGGTAAATAGGATTCaggttgacccaaacccaagttgaAGCCCTAGGTATTACACAATGCTCAGCACAAACAAGGATTGTTCTTGTGTCTAGCCCATATTCTAGTAACCAAACCATTCGTCTGGGTCAGATTAAAAGCCTCCTCCATTGGACAATCCCAGCCAACTGATTGGGGGAATTTTCCACATTAAGCAAACAGAGTTCACTGTATTTCTTTTTAACGACACATCTGCAGGCCAACAATCGGATGGCGAGATGTCTGTCAAGGGAGCTCTTTGTAACATTTCTCATCATATGGTGTGAAACATCAAATGCATGGCTTGGATCACCGAATGCTTGTCCAAACAAAAACACAGACAATTAGGGCAAAAGAATTTATATTTTCTCCGTCAAGAACTGTGCCATGGTGGGGCATTTCAAGCTATCCAGATCTTTTGCATAGATGCCCTACTGTCGATGGATCATGGACAAAAGAATCCCCTCCATAGAGCAATCACAGCCATCCAATCCAccagcatcttcttcttcttcttttcctgctGGTAATCAATAGTCGGGCTAAAATTTTCATCCCATCCGCCCAATTTTAGGCCAATTGCCAGACAGCTAGGATCGTCCAGTGGCGAAGACTTTCACAGTATCACTCACCCATGCAAGAGCCATtcagataaacggtctggatcatccgaatgtgggccccacctgtaatGCTGGCTCTGATGGATAATTTCCACTAATAATCTCAAATAATACAAAACGAGTGCAGAAACACAGAATTCATTCCATTTGACAAGAGAAAAGAGCAAACCCTACAAAGCATTAACAAATAGGAAGAGAAAAAAATCCGAGAAAAAACAAATCTTGAAAGCAATCTTACACTATCGAGAGAAAATGGCTGTGCATGAGATATTGCAGCCTCCTTGATGTGGCATTTCATCAGAAAGAAAGCTACCTGATTGAAGGAGAGATGGAAACGGATCAAAGGCTGTTTTCGGTGGAGAATCGACGGAGAAAACTCATTGAAACTGCTGCGTTCAAATTCCCATTTCATTTCAGAAAAAAACAAAAGTACAGGTTCCTGAAAAAATAGGAAACGGATGGGTGTGGTCGGCGCTCCGTGGGCTcctccgtgatgtatgtgtttcatccatttttacgtgtcattttagggcttgatccagaaattgagagggatataaatctcaggttaaccacaccacaggaaaataatattgatcggatatccaccgttaaaatcctcctaaggcccactgtactgtttatttgacatctaatctgttgtttaggtcatacaggcctagatgatggTAAATaacaaaatcagcttgatccaaaacttttatggcccccaaaaggtttataatggtcaacgctcattcaacactgcttcctgtaatgtggtctacttgagatttggatatacttcatttttggtctcatatcataaaatgaactagaaaaatagatgaacagcgtggttgaaatacataaatcatggtggggccacagagcaccaaccaccagccattggccggtgtcaggggaAGCCAATCCATCTCCCAGGggtagccattggctggtgtcagggcgTGTTTGGTTACTGTGGCAGGAAGTTATCCGTTCATCTCTGCCTCCATTtgtctggaaacggattggctagctactccccctgccaatggccggtggtcggtgggcccaccatgatttatacatttcatccacaccgtccatctatttttctagattattttatgatatgagaccaaaaatgaactatatccaaatctcaagtggaccacgttacagaaatagtgttgaatgagcgtcgaccattaaaaaccttttgggggcaagttttggataaagctgatttttgttatttaccatcatctaggcctgtatgacctaatcaacagattagatgtcaaataaacagtacagtgggccttaggaggattttaatggtggatatccaatcaatattgttttcctgcggtgtggttaacctgagatttatatccctctcaatttttggatcaagtcctaaaatgatccgtaaaaatggatgaacggaatgtacgaaacacatacatcatggtggggccacaaagcaccgaccactagccactgagctggtggcagggggagtgtcCAATCCGGTTCCGATTTCGTGTGAAAGcctgaacttaggtggggcccactatgatgtttttgagaaatcctccctgtccatccattttgtgagttcattttaggacatgttgccaaaaatgaaccgtatccaaagctcaagtgactcGTACTTAGAGGTGGGCAACTTGGgcccgatctggtggatccgacccaacccaacccgactcggtaccgtttcGAATAGAACCGACAGTCTGATTGGGCCTGATCGATTATGATCGTCCATGGTATTTCGAGTCAGGTTCGGATAGCACTGTATCCGGACGGATCCGGTCCGAATACCCGGACGGAATGGGTCCGAACCGACCTGAATAGACCTGACCCGGAACGACGTCGAGTATactataaataccctttttttttaacCCAAACGTTTTACCCTAGCTCGTTTTTTCCCCCAAACCTCTCCCTCTTTTTACCCTAGCTTGATTTTTTCCCCAAAGCTCTCCCACCCGAACGAGAACGTGCGAGCTTCTTTGGTTCTtcatctcctcttcttcttcaacgcTCATCACTCTATCGAAACCACTCCAGGCCACTACTCCAGCCCGATGCTCGTCGCTCGATcggttcttcctctcctcttcgtTGCTGCCTACATCTAATTGGGTAAGGGTTGGGGTCCGTCCGTCCATGCTCGCTGCCCATTGGTGGCCTGCTGGTGGCCCGCTGCCCGCTAGTGGTGGTCTGCTGTCCGCTGGTGGCCCGCTGCCCACTAGTGGTGGTTCGCTGTCCGCTGGTGGCCCGCTGCCCACTAGGGGTGGTCCGCTACCAGCTGGTGGCCCCCTGTATTTCCGTTTACATTTCATTTCTGTCTGTCAATCTTGAAATGTAAGTTGTTGGATTTTCAGGTTCATCGAGTCCAACCAGTTATCTGGAGATCTTCCTACGGAGCTTGGGAATCTCACCAACGTAGAGAAATTGTAAGGCCTTTCTCCCTTATTTCAGAAATGCTACATGATCTCTATTACAGAATATCTCTAAAAAATGATTAACTAAAAATGCTTATTGTGGGTTGCTTTGTTTTATTCGACCTCTCTGTATTATTCAGTTTTGATTTGGGGACAACTTTCATTTTTCAATTATCCGAATAGCTGTATCATTCAATTTCAGTTTTGGGGTGGGTATTAGTAGATTGTTTTGTATAAATCTGGAAGTGAGTATAATAGATTAGGGAGTGACTTTTACTTTTGTGTTTGATGCATTAGTAGATTGTTTGGTATAAATCTGGAAGTGGTGTAATTTGATTTAGTAGGGTGGCAGCTTTTCAAATTTGAGGACTGTTAGAGTGTTAGTGCCTGATTgaatgtaagactcgtatccttcCCGTCGAAGTTCGGCAatccacgacctataatcgacgtttacgcgtgaccctaagtcatatctcgtagatttgagtcggcttaatccgagacttgtaccattgcgaccgcactatCGCCACAGTTCTAACGCTGCGTCTtgcatactgatccgataccctggcagggagatgtgtgccggcgtttattttgaaaaaaaataccgcgcgtttgcaatcccaagagaatctctacatcatgtcccatcaatcaatcactcaaatcaatcattCAGTCAGCTCACATCCAttatccatcactctctctccctacaaccccttctttctctctctctttctcaacacaaaattCTAAGCAACCAAAAGGAGTACACGTCCATGCATTTCTAATGAGAGAAagagttgtgtgtggcccacttcctctcccaaaaaccttcatcctagccattcatttctcatcttccaccattaaagtgagacacaaggagattggctttccatcggaccaagaagatcgaactgTGGGTGCTTTTAtaagctagattttcatgttttgatgatgggccaagtgaggcctactgattgatggtatagatctcgcTTTGTacactaggtgtggccgatggcccaccttgattctcatgattattccatgatggggtcattctccatggacgccatcatgatgtttattttccttgtataaatagggtcatctagatctTCCATTTTAGTGGAGGAGGAATCTCTACCGTTGATCTTTAATTCGGTGGGCCTACATGTAATAAGACCCACTTGATtaatgttgtgatgtatggaagggagggcctataatggcggggtccctccatcgcacgtgtcccttggtctctctttctctccctctctctttcaatttttttgtgtgatgatgtagtcgtgtggcccacccggatagaCCCCAATCTGATGTATGCCTtgcccacaccatccaaccatttggtggcccacctagtagTACATcagtaggtgaggcccaccttaaaatatatgtgttataacccaaaacgtccagcgtcacATTGGACGTGGCCACGGTGAAGTGTgaattaaaaaccaaaaaaaaaaaaaagctttggttcaaagctttacggtggaccactcatgtaggccccaccttgatgtatgaattcaatccacattgtccaccctattccctagctcattttaggcgttgagccgaaaaatgaagccaatccgatgatctggcgggccatagcatggaaaatagtattttttactgttaaaatccactccgatctttctacacaccaaaacatgtGGGCTTGTTTAGACCGTCTTGAGTCCTAGAATCTAATGGGTGGAGCAGATTCAACTGATGCGGGCCTCACTTAGGAAAAAACCTTAAAATttcattaattatatatatataacacaacaGTAGCAGGCGCTACTGTTGCTGACAACCCATGGACGCAGCAGTGTCCTACGCTAGCCGTGGGCGGAtgggcagggaccatgggtcccagccgtgggccccaccgtgttgtgtgtggaacatcaaaatcgtgaattttgtgggccccccttctaactgtgggccaccccaaaatcagtcgtatacatagttcaggtggcccacgtcataggaaacaatgggattgaacggctgccattgaaactgtaagacccgtgtcctaatccgtactgtttcgttggcttctgcggtccttccggtcaaattccggcaactttcgcaccgtatccgacgtttgcacgcgatcctaagccaggtcccgcacaccgatgtcgcctcgatccgaaacttgtatcatagcgaccgcgtcgtcgccgcggttccaacgccgtgacttgcgtacCAAACCGATaaccaggctaggagatgtaggccaatgtttgtttcgaagaaacaccgcgcgttgcaaatattgagagaatctctacgatatgtccaatcaatcaatcaatcaatgtcaagtcaagtcaagtcacaccttacccaagtactacaacccatccctctttctccataaagtcaactctctctctctcttcacccattcctcttttcccaaaatttcaacccaacccatacctttccttacatcacccatcacccatcacacctcacccatccatatcactcccatcctctcattctctctctcatttctcaaatctcccaagcaacatcccacatccaagcttcctctctcccaaaccacaagtgtggcccaccctctcatctttcatccacaccatcaatctcccatcaacctccatcaaaaggcaagctaaggagaagaaggaagataaggtgggtgatttactattgatttttaattgatggcccacttgtgatgggacccaatctaatgtatgtgttgtagtcataagaggggcccatagtggcggggccccaccactataccgatctctctctccttctctctatctctctctttccttttccttgttgatggcccacctaatatgtgtgtatgtggcccaccatgaagcatgcatTCTATCTAGGCCATCCACCGAGTGGTCCACATGGTCATCCGTTTGGACATGCCTGATcaacggaaaacacaaatgtcggattgatcaagtgggccacgttcatgtgggacccaccttgatgtgtgggccacgtacaggtgggacccaccacaatgatgtgttttttttatgccgtctagcgtccctggacgctggacgtgctggtGGCTACAAGGAGCGCGTGTACTAACAGGGTGTGTGTACTTTCAAGCTaccaaaaaaagagaggaaaaatgggcttttgggatgggccacgcatgcaggccccaccttgatatatgggactgatccacaccgtctatcttgtaagccccgtatcctagacagtactgttccatagacttctgcggtctttccggtcgaatttcggcaaccttcgacccttaaccggtatttgcgtgcgaccctgattctcatgccgtcaacccaagtcgactcaacccatgacttgtaccttagcgaccgcgtcgtcgccgtggttctgatTCCGCgactcgcgcgtcgaggcgataccgtggttgggagatgtgggctagcgttcggtgcgagaaaaacgccgtgcgtgcgaatcccgagagaatctctacaagatgtcacatcaatcaatcaacccatcaatcccatcatgtcaagtacacatcacctttcacccatccccaagcaatccccaaagtcaaaagttcttacacaagcccataccttctcttacaacttttgccacaaaagtcaaaaaaaggGGCTCTTACGCCCATcactcactccatcacacatctatcacccatccctctcccttttcaagtctctctctctttcattttcaactcattcccaagcaagagagcaccatctgtccaagccctcccatggagagaaaaatgcatatgtgaggcccacctttccatccctagatctcccatcctagccatctatttctcatcttcctccatcaaagagaagcacaaggagctaaggaagccaagggagcaagaagatcaagtggtgggtgctttgatagggtagtttttaatgtttttaagatgggccaagtgaggccaagcgatcaatggtttggatctcactttggaccctaagatgtggccgatggcccacttggatcatcatgatcattccatgatggggccattctccatggaccccatcatgatgtttatttttcttgcatacttagggtcatctagaccgtctaatctagtggagaagggatctccaccgttggattttgatttaatgggcccatatgtaatgggacccacttgatgtatgatttagtgcaagggagggcccatagtgccggggtccccacacgggtctcactctctatctctctctccctctctatttctttttttatgtgtgatgataatgaggttgtgtggcccacttgaatggaccccaccacgaggtatgtattctacccaaaccatctacaagtggggcccactttatgtgtattgtacccacaccatactccatttggtggcccacctaagcagggacCACCTCAATGCGTGTGACGGACCAAACCAtctagcgtctctggacgctggacaaaaggaaaaatgcaaatatcagcttcttcccaagctttggggtggcccactcatgtaggccccaccttaatgcatgtatttaatccacg
Coding sequences:
- the LOC131257403 gene encoding uncharacterized protein LOC131257403, encoding MKWEFERSSFNEFSPSILHRKQPLIRFHLSFNQVAFFLMKCHIKEAAISHAQPFSLDSAKRKEEWLIEELRKFEVPKALEEIYYSKYKPRRSSFTSSIQVRKNYVPVGR